The proteins below come from a single Chitinophagales bacterium genomic window:
- a CDS encoding acyl-CoA desaturase, which yields MSKVSFNNKPNPFFLSLKKKVDAIFENKKIHPSGNRALFFKNILFIGTLIGLYILLVFFTPPAIISVFLCAILGIDFALIGFNIMHEAGHQSISRYKWLNTVSAYSLNLMGGNSHFWKLKHNISHHTYTNISGEDHDINLSPFMRVDENQPRYWFHKYQHFYWIFFYSLTYLAWVLIADFQKYFTGRMAPGAEQHTFSLREHLIFWITKFFYFGIYMVLPVFMVGLVPTLVGYLIAAGVCGLFISIIFQMAHIVEATSFPKPDTNSKRIEHEWAIHQVRTTADFATNSKVISWLVGGLNFQVEHHLFPKVSHIHYSKIRKLVEETCKEHKVQYNEYSSLFKAFKSHLSYLKRLGSA from the coding sequence ATGTCGAAAGTCAGTTTCAATAACAAGCCAAATCCTTTTTTTCTTTCCCTGAAAAAAAAAGTGGATGCAATTTTCGAAAATAAAAAGATTCATCCATCAGGTAACCGCGCGCTATTTTTTAAAAATATATTATTTATCGGCACGTTGATAGGGCTTTATATTCTTCTTGTTTTTTTTACCCCTCCGGCCATTATTTCCGTTTTTCTTTGTGCCATTTTAGGAATTGACTTCGCGCTTATAGGTTTTAATATTATGCACGAAGCCGGACACCAAAGCATTTCCAGGTATAAATGGCTTAACACTGTTTCTGCTTATTCACTTAACCTGATGGGAGGCAACAGCCACTTCTGGAAACTGAAGCATAACATCAGCCACCATACGTATACTAACATCAGCGGTGAAGACCATGATATTAACCTCAGCCCTTTTATGCGTGTGGATGAAAATCAGCCACGGTACTGGTTTCATAAATACCAGCATTTCTATTGGATCTTTTTTTATTCACTTACCTACCTGGCATGGGTTCTTATTGCAGATTTTCAGAAATATTTTACAGGCAGGATGGCACCAGGAGCGGAGCAGCACACTTTTAGCTTAAGGGAACATCTTATCTTCTGGATCACGAAGTTTTTTTATTTCGGCATTTACATGGTGCTGCCTGTATTTATGGTTGGTCTTGTGCCTACACTGGTCGGTTACCTGATAGCTGCAGGGGTATGCGGACTATTTATCAGTATTATTTTCCAGATGGCCCATATTGTGGAAGCAACATCTTTTCCTAAACCAGATACAAATTCAAAACGTATTGAGCATGAATGGGCAATCCATCAGGTGCGCACCACTGCTGATTTTGCAACCAACAGCAAAGTGATATCATGGCTCGTAGGTGGATTGAACTTCCAGGTCGAGCATCACTTATTTCCTAAAGTAAGTCATATCCATTATTCCAAAATCAGGAAGCTGGTAGAAGAAACGTGCAAAGAGCATAAAGTACAGTATAATGAATATTCTTCCCTCTTTAAAGCTTTTAAATCACATTTATCGTATTTGAAAAGATTGGGCAGTGCGTAG